The following are encoded together in the Kwoniella europaea PYCC6329 chromosome 1, complete sequence genome:
- a CDS encoding 40S ribosomal protein S5: MALQTLPNDVAKVASEGSVKLFGKWDSEGVEVKDISLTDYINVNHAVYVPHTAGRYAKKQFAKGRMPIVERLVNALMMNGRNNGKKIMAVRIVQHAFEIIHLVTEQNPIQVLVDAIVNTGPREDSTRIGSQGTVRRQAVDVSPLRRVNQAVSLLTVGTRESAFKNSKSVSECLADELVNAAKGSSNSYAIKKKDELERVAKSNR, translated from the exons ATGGCTCTTCAAACTCTTCCAAACGATGTTGCCAAAGTAGCTTCAGAGGGATCTGTCAAGCTTTTCGGAAAGTGGGATTCCgaggg TGTTGAGGTTAAAGATATTTCTCTTACCGATTacatcaacgtcaaccaCGCTGTTTACGTtc CCCACACCGCTGGTCGATATGCCAAGAAGCAATTCGCCAAGGGACGAATGCCCATCGTTGAGAGACTTGTCAACGC TCTCATGATGAACGGTAGAAACAACGGTAAAAAAATTATGGCTGTTCGAATCGTCCAACACGCCTTTGAGATCATCCACCTCGTCACTGAACAAAACCCTATCCAAGTTTTAG TCGATGCTATCGTCAACACTGGACCTCGAGAAGACTCCACCCGAATCGGATCTCAAGGTACCGTCCGAAGACAAGCCGTCGATGTATCACCTTTGAGAAGGGTTAACCAAGCCGTCTCTTTGTTGACCGTCGGTACCAGAGAATCAGCTTTCAAAAACTCCAAATCCGTTTCCGAATGTCTCGCCGACGAACTCGTCAACGCCGCCAAGGGTTCTTCAAACTCTTACgctatcaagaagaaggatgaactTGAACGAGTAGCTAAATCTAACCGATAA
- a CDS encoding 60S ribosomal protein L23: protein MSLGLPVGAVMNCADNSGAKNLYVISVVGFGARLNRLPAAAAGDMVMASVKKGKPELRKKVMPAVICRQRKPWRRRDGIFLYFEDNAGVIVNAKGEMKGSAINGPVAKECADLWPRIASNAGTVV from the exons ATGTCTCTCGGTCTTCCTGTCGGAGCCGTTATGAACTGTGCTGATAACTCAGGTGCCAAGA ACCTCTACGTTATCTCAGTTGTCGGTTTCGGTGCCAGACTTAACAGACTTcctgctgccgctgctggTGATATGGTTATGGCTTCAGTTAAGAAGGGAAAGCCTGAACTCAGAAAGAAGG TCATGCCCGCCGTTATCTGCCGACAACGAAAACcatggagaagaagggatggtatcTTCCTTTACTTCGAGGATAACGCCGGTGTCATCGTTAACGCTAAAGGTGAAATGAAGGGAAGTGCCATCAACGGTCCTGTAGCCAAGGAATGT GCCGACTTGTGGCCCCGTATCGCCTCTAACGCCGGTACCGTCGTATAA